The Arthrobacter sp. D5-1 genome segment GGCAACTCCGGTTCAACAGCACCGGTACCGCAGCGAACGACGTCGGGGCGCTGCTGGCCCGGGTGCCGGGCATCGCCAACGTCGCGGTGCGGGAACTCCCCGCCGACGGCCACGCTGTCGGGACAGTGGTGGCAAGGGCGACGCTATCCGGGCACGTCCGGCCCCTGGTCCAGGCATTGGCGCGACTGGACCTGACGGACCTTGTCCTGGAAGAACCGGACCTCGAAGAGGCCGTTCTGACCTTGTACACCGGCGGCGCTGGCAGCGAACCAGCTGCTGACACGGGCGGTGCCGGTTCGGCTGACTCTCATCGTCGTGCGGAAGGAGCCCACCGTGCCTAGGATCCTGCCCCTCTTCACCAAGGCCCTGACCGACTCCTGGCGTTCCACGCTGGCTTGGGCGTTGGGCCTGGCGGCGGCCTGCATGCTGTACCTGCCGCTCTACCCGTCGATCGGCGGCAGCGCGCAGATGCAGGACCTGATCAACGCGCTTCCCGCCGAGATGACCAAAGCCCTGAACTACGATCAGATCGCATCGGGCCCCGGCTACACACAAGCCACCTTGTTCGGCCTGATTGGCTTCCTGCTGACCTCCATGGCCTCCATTGGCTGGGGCGCGGCGGCGGTGGGAGGAGACGAAGAATCGGGGCTGTTGGAGCTGACTCTCGCCCACAGCGTGACCCGCGTGCAGGTGGTGCTGGAACGCGCCCTCGCCATCCTGGTTCGGATCGCGTTCCTTTCCGTCCTCGTCTTCCTGATGGTGCTGGGACTGAACGGGCCTGCGCAACTGGGCATCGACGTCGGACATCTCGACGGAGCGGTGCTGCTGTTCGCCGCACTTGCCCTTCTCAGCGGAACAGCGGCGCTCTTCGCCGGTGCGCTCAGCGGCAGGAAGGTGTACGGGATCGCTGCGGGCGCCGCCGTCGCTGTCCTCGGCTATGTGTTCAACGCAGTGGGACGGCAAAGTCCGGACGTCGAATGGTTGCTGAACCTTTCGCCATACCACTGGGCGTATGGCAATTCCCCGGTAGCCAACGGCGCTGATTGGGGAGCGGCCGCAGGCCTATTCGGTATCTCGGCGGTACTTATTGTCCTGGGAGCAGTGGCGCTGCGGCACCGTGATGTGGGTGTTTAGCTCCAGACGTGCGGGGCGGGGCGACGTGCTCCGGGGAGCGCATTGTTCTCGCGCCACTCATGGATCCATTGGGGCAACTCGAGGCCTGCCGGAGGCGCACCGAACTCCGCGATGATTTCTTCCTGGGTGACGGGCTTGCCCTTTGCCACCAGTCGTGTGGCAATGTGCGCACGGGCGTAGATTTCACCGTCCACCACCATCCGCTGTTCAAAGTAGATGGCTTTGGTATCCAGGCCGATGATGCGGGTCTCAATGGTGTAGCGCTGCCACAGTTGCAGGGACTTGCGGA includes the following:
- a CDS encoding ABC transporter permease subunit, producing MPRILPLFTKALTDSWRSTLAWALGLAAACMLYLPLYPSIGGSAQMQDLINALPAEMTKALNYDQIASGPGYTQATLFGLIGFLLTSMASIGWGAAAVGGDEESGLLELTLAHSVTRVQVVLERALAILVRIAFLSVLVFLMVLGLNGPAQLGIDVGHLDGAVLLFAALALLSGTAALFAGALSGRKVYGIAAGAAVAVLGYVFNAVGRQSPDVEWLLNLSPYHWAYGNSPVANGADWGAAAGLFGISAVLIVLGAVALRHRDVGV
- a CDS encoding acyl-CoA thioesterase, with the protein product MHLLLRTLMLLFTSSKRSPLGVWEESSLPLKVLPTDIDIALHVNNGMYFSLMDLGRFDLMVRSGIWAKMRKKGWTPVAAGETIAFRKSLQLWQRYTIETRIIGLDTKAIYFEQRMVVDGEIYARAHIATRLVAKGKPVTQEEIIAEFGAPPAGLELPQWIHEWRENNALPGARRPAPHVWS